The sequence CCCGGTCCACGCGCCGCCCCACGCCCGCGCCAGGATCGCCCCGCCGGCTGCCGTGGCGACGGTATCCGAACGATAGAGGGTGAAGGCGATCTGCAGGCCGTCGAGCTGGGGCCCGGCATCGGCGTGGAGCCCCGAGCGCATGTCCATCGCCAGCGCCATCGTGCGTTCGCCCGTGGGGTCGGGCGCATCGGCGCGGCTCCAGCGTATCACCGCATAGGGCAACGTGTCCGGCCCGACCGCGCCATCGGCATCGCGGCAGCAGTCGCGCTCATAGGCGGCGACGCTCACCTGTCGGGAATGCCCGTCGACCAGCAGGGTCGCGCGCGCGACATGGCCGGCGAGGCGGATGCGGCCGACGTCGGTCTCGGCATCCTCGGTCCATGTCAGCGGCAGTCGGTCGGCGGCGGCGCGGTCGAGCAGCACGAGGCCATGCTCCGCCGGATCGACGCGAAGGCGTAGCGGCACGCCGGCGATCGTCACCTGCACGAAGGGCTGGGCGGCGTCGAGCATGAGCTGCTGTTCGGGCCGAGGGGCGTGCGCCGCCGCCAGCAGCGGCACCGCGGCGAGCATCAGCGCGCGACTGTACGAGCGACGTGGCTTGCCGCTAGACATTCGCCATGACCGATCCCGCCTTCATCGTCGGCCTGCCCAAGGCGGAGCTCCACCTCCACATCGAAGGCAGCCTCGAGCCCGAGCAGATGTTCAGTTTCGCCCGGCGCAACCGCATCGACATCCCTTTTCCTTCGGTCGAGGAGCTGCGCGCCGCATATCGGTTCAGCCGGCTCCAGGACTTTCTCGACATCTACTATCAGGGCGCCAGCGTGTTGCGAGAGGAAGAGGATTTCCACGACCTGGCAATGGCTTATTTTGCCCGCGCGCATGCCGACGGCGTGGTTCATGCCGAGATTTTCTTCGATCCGCAGACGCACACCTCGCGCGGCGTGCCGTTCGGCACCGTCGCCGACGGTCTGCTTGCCGGCATGAAGGCGGCCGAGGCGCGGTTCGGCATCACGTCGCGCCTGATCCTGTGCTTCCTGCGCCACCTCGACGAAGCCGACGCCTTCGCCACGCTGGACGCGGCCGAGCCGTGGTTCGACCGGATCGCGGCGGTCGGCCTCGACAGTTCGGAGCTCGGCCATCCGCCGTCAAAGTTCGCGCGCGTGTTCGGTGCGGCGGCCGACGCCGGGCTCCGGCGCGTGGCGCATGCGGGCGAGGAGGGGCCGCCCGATTATGTGTGGCAGGCGCTCGATCTGTTACACGTCGACCGGCTCGACCATGGCAATCGTGCGCTGGAGGATCCGGATCTGGTGACGCGGCTGGCGCGCTCGGGCATGACGCTCACCGTCTGCCCGCTCTCCAACCTGAAGCTGTGCGTGGTGGACGACGTGGCGCGCCACCCGATCGCGGCGATGCTCGCCAAGGGGCTGCGCGCGACGATCAATTCGGACGATCCGGCCTATTTCGGCGGCTATGTCGCCGACAATTACCGCGCGATCGCGCCGTTGGTCAGCCGCGATCAGATGGTGACACTGGCGCGTAACAGCTTCCTCGGATCCTTCCTCGACGATGCGGCGGTGACGCGCCATCTCGCGGCGGTCGATGCCTTTGCGGGGGCATGCTGATCCATGACCGATCCGCAGCTTGCGCCAATACCCTATGAGGAGTTCGTCGCCGGGGTGCATGCGCTGGCCGATGCGCTTGCAGCCGAGACGTGGCGGCCCGATTATATCGTCGGCATCGGCCGGGGCGGACTGGTGCCCGGCGCCTATCTGTCGCATCGCACCGGCATTCCGTTGCTGTCAGTCGACTACAGCTCGGGCGTGCCGGGCTTCGCGGCCGAGCTGATGGCCAAGCTCGCCGCCGAGACGCGCGCCGGCCGCCGCATCCTGCTGATCGACGACATCAACGACAGCGGCTCGACCATCGTCGCGCTGCGCGCCGGGCTGGCGGAGGCAGGCGGCCCCGCCGATCATGTCCGCGTCGCGGTGCTGATCGACAATGTCCGTTCGCGCGCCAAGGCCGACTATCGCGCCCGCACGATCGATCGCGCCGTCGACAAGAGCTGGTTCATCTTCCCGTGGGAGCAGATGGCCGACCGTTCGACCGTGATCGAGGATGCCGGTGCAATGCCCGAACGGCTCGCCTGACGGCACGAAGCGCCGCGACGCGCGTTCTCCCCGGCACACAACATCGTGCAAGACATTGATAGGAGAGACGAATGCGTCACCTCATGATCGCGGCCGCGTTGACGATTGCCGCCCCTGCGCTCGCCCAGACGGCCGGCGGAGGCGCTGCGGCCGGTGGCGGTGCGGGAAGTGCCGCGGGCGCGGCCGGCACCGGCGGGGCGACCGCCGGCACCTCGGGCACGACCGGCCAGGCGTCGGGCGCCGCCGGTGCACGCGCCGGCAGCACGGGCACGACCGGATCGGCCGGCATGGGCAGCATGGGCGGCATGGGGTCGTCGGGCACCGCCGGCGCCGGCTCGATGACCGGAACAACGGGCACGTCGGCCGGCATGACCGGATCGACAGGTATGGGTTCGATGGGATCGAACATGGGCACCAGCATGGGGACCAGCGGCACCACCACCAGCGGCAGCCGCTCGGGCAGCCGCGCGCAAGGCTCGTCGACCAGCCCCTCGACCACGACCGGCACCAACGCGACCACGACGACCCAGACACCGCATAGCTGATCGGTCGTTCCCCTCCTGTTCACGCCATGCGCCTCGTGCTATAGCCTCGGGCCATGGACGACGCGCACGCGCGGGAACGGGATGGCGGCGGGGAACTGCGCAAGATCATCCATGTCGACATGGATGCCTTCTATGCGTCGGTCGAGCAGCGCGACGATCCCGCGTTGCGCGGCCGGCCGGTGGCGGTCGGCGGATCGCGCGAGCGCGGTGTTGTGGCGGCGGCGAGCTATGAGGCGCGCGTCTTCGGTGTTCGCTCGGCGATGGCCTCGTCCACCGCGCGGCGGCGCTGCCCCGACCTGATCTTCGTCAAGCCGCGCTTCGAGGTCTACAGCGCGATCAGCCACCAGATCCGCGAGATCTTCGCCGATTATACCGAGCTGATCGAGCCGCTCTCGCTTGACGAGGCCTATCTCGACGTATCGGGCACCGGCAACGCCACCGCCGTCGCCCGCGAAATCCGAGCACGGATCAAAGCGGAGACCGGGCTCACCGCCTCGGCCGGCGTTTCGTACAACAAGTTCATCGCCAAGCTCGCGTCGGACCAGAACAAGCCCGACGGACTGTGCGTCATCCCGCCCGACCGCGGACCGGGGTTCGTCGAGCAGCTCGCGGTGGCGCGTTTCCACGGTGTCGGGCCCAAGACCGCCGAGCGGATGGCGCGGCTGGGCATCGCGACCGGCGCCGACCTGAAGGCGCAGAGCCTGCCGTTCCTCGAACGCCACTTCGGCAGCTTCGCGGACTATCTCTACGGCGCCGCGCGCGGGATCGACGGGCGGCCGGTGCGCGCCAACCGCATCCGCAAGTCGGTGGGGGCCGAGCGGACCTTCTTCGAGGACATTGCCGATCCAGCCGCGCTGGCGGAGGCGCTGGAGCGCGTGCTCGACGCGCTGATGGAGCGGATCGACCGATCCGAGGCGAAGGGTCGGACGGTGACGCTCAAGGTGAAATATGCCGATTTCCACCAGATCACGCGCGCGCGCAGCTTCGTATCACCAGTCGGCGATCGCGCGGGCATCGGCGGGGCGGGGCAGGCGCTGCTGGCGGCTTTGCTGCCGGTGCCGAAGGGGGTGCGACTATTGGGCCTCGCGCTGTCCAGCCTGTGCAGCGACGCCGAGCAGGACGAGGTCGGTCAGCTCGATCTGGTACTCTGACCGAACGGCCAATCGATCACGCGCCCCGCGAACAGGCACCACCAGACGATCACCGGCTGAAAGGCGAGGCGAGGGCCATGATACCACCAGCCGAGCGTGCCGCCGCCGACGCGGACATGATCGACGGCATGCTTGATGTTCGCCGGGAACACGCAGACGGCATAGAGCGCCAGCATCACCCCTGCGATCCAGCGCAGCCGCGGCACGAGCAGGCCGATCGCGCCGGCGACCTCGCACCAGCCGGTCGCGATCACGGTCAGGCGAGGTGACGGCACCCAATCGGGCACGATCGGCAGGAAGAAATCGGGCCGGCTGACATGCTTGTAGCCAACGTAGAGGAATGCCGCCGCGAGCAGCCAGCGCAGCACGGTGCGGGCGGCCTCGCGCCTCACTTGTGCTTCGGCGCGCTATAGTCCGGCGTCATCGGCTTGGCCGACGGACCGTCGACCGCCGGCATCCCGTCCCAGCCGCCGCCCAGCGCCTTGTAGAGCGAGATCAGGTCGCGGCGGAGCTGGGCGTCGCTCTGCGCGAGCTGGTCGCGGTCGCTCAGCACCGATTGCTGCGCGTCGAGCACCGAAGTCAGATCGACCAGCCCGGTGCGATAGCGCGCGTCGACCGCCTGCAGCGCGCGCTGGGCATCGACGACGCCGGCCTTCAGCGCGACGTTGCGCTGCTGCTCGGTGCGGATGCGGATCAGCGCATCCTCGACATCGCGGAAGGCGCCGAGGACGGTCTGCTGATATTGGACATAGCTCTCGTCCGCCTGCGCCTTGCGTAGCGTGACCGTGCCGGTGCGGCGCCCGAAATCGAGGATGGGGAAGGTCGCCTGCGCGGCGCCCATCACCTGCGCGCTGTCGGCGGTGAACAGATTGCCGAGCGCGGTCGAGATGAGCTGCGCCATGCTCGTCAGGTTGAAGCGCGGATAAAGGTCCGCCACCGCGACGCCGATATCGGCGGTGGATGCAGCCAGATTGCGCTCGGCCGCGCGGATGTCGGGGCGGCGGCGCAGCAGATCGGACGGCAAACCGGGCGGCACCGCCGGCGGCGCCGGAAGCTGCGGACGCGGCACCGACAGCTCGACGATCATCGCATCGGGCGTCTTGCCGAGCAGGACGGCGATGGCGTGCATCTCCGCCTTGCCCTCGGCGACGATCGGCCCGACCGACGCCTGGGCCTGGGCAAGCTGTGCGCGCTGACGGATGATGTCGCCCTGCGGCGTCAGCCCGACCTTGGCATTCTCGCCCATGATCTGCAGATTGCGCGTCTGGCGGTCGACCTCCTGCCGGGCGATCGTCTCGCGCTCCTGCGCCAGGCGCATCGCCATGTAATCGTCGACCACTTCTGCGACGAGGCTGACCTGCGCGTCGCGGGCGTTCCACACCGCCGCTTCGATCCGTGCGCGCGCACCCTCCACCTGGCGGCGGACGCCACCGAAGACGTCGAGCTCCCAGCTGGCGTCGAACCCGGCCGCGTAGGTGGTGATGAACCCGCCGGGCAAGGCGATGCCGCCGCTGCTGCCGCCGCCCGATCCGCCGGTGCTGCCGCCGCTCGCGCCGCCGTCGCCCAGCGCCTGCGCGATCGAGCTGAAGCCGGCATTCTTGCTGAACCGCTCGCTCGTGACCCCGCCGCTGGCGTTGATCTGCGGGAAGAATTGCGACCGGGCGACGCGTTCCTGCGCGCGCGCCTCGCCGATGCGCGTGGCGGCGAGCTTGACGTTGAGCCCGTCCGCCAGCGCGATCGCGACCAGCCGGTCGAGCTTGGGATCGTTATAAGCGTGCCACCAGCCATTCAGGTCGGCGGCCGGCGCTGACGAGGGCGCCTCCGCCTCGCCATATTGGGCGGGCGCGGCCGGCTTTGGCGCGCGATAGTTCGGCCCGACGGCGCAGCCGGCGAGAGCGAGCGCGAGCAGGGAGAGGGCACGCCTCATCCGCCGTGCGCCCCGGCGCCGGCCTTGCCCTGGCGCAGGAACAAAGCGAGCGGAATGATGAGCAGGACGAAGATCATCAGGACGTGGAAGACGTCGATATAGGCCAAGGTCGATGCCTGCGTCTGGACCTGCTGATAGAGCGCGCCGAGATTCTCGTTGCCGCTTGATGATACGTTCCCGATCGTCTGGCCGAGCTGGTCGAGACCCTGATTGTAGTTGGGATTGAGCGGGCTCAGCCCCTCGACAATGTAGCTCTGATTGACCTGTCCGCGTTCGATCAGCCCCGCCTGCGCGAGCGAGATGCAGATCGAGCCGCCGAGATTGCGCGCGACGTTGAGCAAAGCCGAGGCCTGGTTGGTCTGGTCGGGCTTGAGCCCAACATAGGCGGCGGCGTTGATCGGGATGAACACGAACGGCAGCCCCGCGGCCGAGATGAGGCGCGCGGTGGAGATGTCGCCATAGGCGATGCTGGAGTTCCAGCCGGTCATGACGAAGAAGGCGGCGGCCTGCAGCGCCAGCGCGGGCACCAGCAGCAAGCGCGTATCGACCCGGCCCGACAGCACCCCGGTGAGCGGCATCATCAGCAACGTCGCGATGCCGCCGGTGGTGAGCGCGAGCCCCGCATTGGTGGCGGTATAGCCCAGCACCTGCTGCGCGAATTGCGGGATGAGCTGGGTCGTTCCGAAGATGACCATGCCGGCGGCGAACATGAAGAGCGTGGTGATCCCGAAATTGCGATTGCCGAGCAGCCGCAGGTTGACGATCGGATCCTTGCGGTTGAGCTCCCACACCACCAGCAGCACCAGCGACACCGCCGAGACGATCGCGGTGGTTGTGATGAAGCCGCTGCCGAACCAGTCGTCGCGCTCGCCGCGATCGAGCGTGATGTCGAGGCAGCCGAGCCCGAGCGCCACCAGCACGAAGCCGATATAGTCGACGTTGAGGCCCTTCTTCAGCAGCGCCTTGCGCTCGTCCTGCAGCGCCTTGGGCTCCTGCAGGAACGCCTGCACCAGCGCGAGGCTGAGGATGCCGACCGGCACGTTGATGAGGAAGATCCAGTGCCAGCTGATATTGTCGGTGATCCAGCCGCCCAGCGTCGGCCCGAGGATCGGCCCGCACACCACCACCACGCCATAGGCCGCGAACGCCTTGCCGCGCTGCTCGGGCGGGAAGGTGTCGGCGAGGATCGACTGTTCCGACGGCGCGAGCCCGCCGCCGCCAATGCCCTGCAGGATGCGCGCGAAGATCAAGGTGCCGAGGTTCGGCGACAGGCCGCACATCAGCGACGACAGCGTGAACAGCGCCACCGAGATCATGTAATAGCGCTTGCGGCCGATCACGTCGCTCAGCCAGCCCGAGATCGGGATGATGATCGCGTTCGAGACGAGGTAAGAGGTCAGCACCCACGCCGCCTCGTCCTGGCTCGCCGCCAGCCCGCCGGCGATATGATCGAGCGAGACGTTGGCGATCGAGGTGTCGAGCACCTCCATGAAAGTCGCCATCGAGATGATGCCGACGATCAGCCACGGATTGTGCCGCCCGGCCGCCGAGCGCGCGTTCGTCCAGCCCTTGGCGGCGGCCATCCTACCGCACCGTGACGCGCGGCACGACCGACATGCCGGGGCCGATCGCATAGCGGCGCCACTCGGCCCCGTCGAACAGGATGCGCACCGGCACGCGCTGGACGACCTTCACGTAATTGCCGGTGGCGTTCTGCGCCGGCAGCAAGGCGAACGCCTGGCCGGCGCCGTTCTGGATCGAGTCGATATGCCCTGCGAACACCACGCCGGGATAAGCGTCTATGCGGAGATCGACATGCTGGCCCGGCCGCATGTTCTTGAGCTGGGTTTCCTTGAAATTGGCGGTGACCCACATCGTCTCGGGTACCAGCGCCATCAGCTGCTGGCCGGGCGCAACATAGCTGCCGACATTGACCTGCCGGTTGACCACCTGGCCCGCGACCGGCGCGACGACGCGCAGATACGACGTGACGACCTCCGCCTCGCGTACGCGGGCGAGCGCGGCGGCGCGCTGGGCATAGCCGGCCTTCACCTCCTTGCGCGCGGCGGCGACGTCGGCGCGCGCGGTATCGACCTGGCGTTGCGCGGCGAGCGCCTGCGCGTTGTTGCTCTCGGCCTGCGTGCGCGCCTGCTCGACCTGCGTCGCCGCCGCCGCCGCCGGATCGAGCCGCTGCAGCGCCGCGTAACGCTGATAATCGTGGGAGGCGTGAAGCGCCTGTGCGGCGGGGGCGATGGCGTTGGCGGCCTGCTGGCGCAACGTCGCCTGCGCCGAGATCACGCGCGCCTGCGATTGCTGGATCTGCGCATCCGCCTGCGCGACGCTCGCCTGCGCCTCCTCGAGCTGCGCCGCCGGCGTGCCCGGCTCGATCACCGCCAGCAACTGCCCCTGCGGCACGTGGCGATTGTCGTAATCGGGAACGCGCACGAGCTTGCCCGAGGTCTGCGCGGAGAGCCGGACGATATGCGCGTCGACGAAAGCATCGTCGGTCGAGACGTAGCGGCGCGCGTGCAGCCAATAGAGGATGCCGCCCACGATGAGCAGCGCCAGCACGATGCCGCCGACGATCCAGAAGAGCGGGCGCTTGTAGAGCGGCGGCTTGTCGTTCTCGGGCTTGTCGTCGCCCTTGTCTTCGCCGTCATCCTTCGCGGCTTCGCCCGAACCACCCTCGCGGTCGAGCTTGCGGCCATTGTCGCCGGTGCGATCCTCGGCCTTGGCGGGATGATCCTGATCGTCGCTCTTGCGCTCGGCCATCGATCAGGCGGCGATCATGCGGGCGCACGAGCGCGCTGGGGAGGGAGCCAACATCGCTCGCCGGAAAGCCCGGCGCGCCGATTCGTTCCGCCGGCGTGTATTTTACGGCGAGCCACGCCTGGGTAGGACGCCGCGCCCTGGGCCAGGCTTCACGCATTTTACGCAGAAAGCCGGGCGCCGCTTACGAAAGCTTTATCCCGGCATTGCTAAGCCGGCCCCTATGGCAGGAGGCCGATATGCGTGAAGCACTGGAAGCATTGGAGATCCTGGCCGGTCGCGGCGAGGAATTGGCCGCGTTGCTCGATCTTGGCGGGCCGCCCAGCAGCTACGATCTCAGCATGAAGCGCATGGCGCTTTCCTCGGCTGTCAGGGCGTATCTGACCGCCGAACAGCGCGACATTCTCGGCCCGCTGACCGAACTCGGCACGGCGGACGCGAAGGAACTGGTCGGCCTGTTCTTCCAGGAATCGCATCGGCTGCGTTCGGCCTATTCGCAGCACGTGGTGGACTGGCCGACCGCGTGCATCGAGGAGGAGTGGCACAGCTATCGCGCGGGATCGCTGCAACTGATCGTGCAGATGCGTCGGGTGCTTGCGTTCAAGAAGAACGAGCTGTTCGCGCGCGCGCATCACATCCTGCAGACCGGCGGCGTTGCGACGCGAACGGCGGCGGCCCGCTAGGCGATAGCTGGCCCTCGGCAAGGTCAGTCATTGATGGTCAAGAACTCTGCCGATTACCGCCGATAATCAGGCGGTAGTGGCTCCCCGGGCCGGATTCGAACCAGCGACCATTCGATTAACAGTCGAACGCTCTACCACTGAGCTACCGGGGAACAGGGGCGCGCTGGCGCCCCGGCGGAGGCGGCGCCTATACCGCAGCCGCAAACGAAATCAAGCCGTTCAGATTGCGAACTGCTCCATCGCGATCCGATCGTCGAGCGCATGCTCGGGATCGAACAGCAGGGTGAGCGGATTCGAGCGATCGATCGTCACTTCGATCGTGTCGATATCGCGCACCTCGCGCTGATCCGCCACCGCGCTGACCGGGCGTTTGACCGGATCGAGCGCGCGAAATCGAATGCGCGTGCGGTCTGACAGGATCGCGCCGCGCCAGCGCCGCGGGCGGAACGGGCTGATCGGCGTCAGCGCCACCAGCGCGCTTTCGAGCGGCAGGATCGGCCCGTGGGCCGAGAAATTATAGGCGGTCGAGCCGGCCGGCGTCGCCACCAGCACGCCGTCGCAGACGAGCTCGGGCAGCACCACGCGCCCGTCGACGCAGACTTCGATCGAGGCGGCCTGACGCGTCTCGCGCAGCAGCGACACCTCGTTGATCGCCGGCACGGTGTGCCGCTCGCCCTCCACGGTCACCGCCTCCATGCGCAACGGCGGCACCTTGATCGTCTTGGCGGCGAGCAGCCGCGCCTCGAGCAGATCGGGGCTCCACGAATTCATCAGGAAGCCGACCGTGCCGAGGTTCATGCCGAATACCGGCACCGGGCGGTGCCGGTCGAGCATCGCGTGCAACGTCTGCAGCAGGAAGCCGTCGCCGCCCAGCGCGACGATCAGGTCGGCCTTGCGCGGATCGACCCATTCGTATCGGCGGCGCAGCTCGACGGCGGCGGCTTGCGCCGCGTCGGTCGGAGAGGCGGCGAGCGCCATCAAACGTTCGCTCATCCGCCGGTGACGCTCATATGGCGTGCGACGGCGGGTGCGCGCCGTTCGATCGCGAAATCGTGGCCGAACGGCTTGGCGGCCATCGCGCGATCGAGCGCCGCGTCCAGTGCATCCGGGCCGCCCTCACGCAGTACGGCGCGCAGATCGACATGATCCTCCTGGCCCAGGCACATGTACAATTTCCCCTCGGCCGTGAGGCGCACGCGGTTGCAGCCCGCGCAGAAATTTCCAGTGAGCGGCGTGATGAAGCCAATTCGCGCGTCGAGTTCGACGACGCGTGCATAGCGTGCCGGACCGCCGGTGCGCTCCAGGAGCGGGACCAGAGTGTAACGATCCTCCAGCCGACGCCGCACGCCATCCAGCGGCAGGTAACGATCGGTGCGATCCTCGTCGATCGCGCCCAGCGGCATCGTCTCGATCAGCGTGAGATCGTGCCCCTCCGCGGCGCACCAGCGCAGCATCGGCTCAATCTCGTCGTCGTTGATGCCCTTGAGCGCGACCATGTTGATCTTGATTTGAAGCCCGGCCGCTTTCGCGACGGCGATCCCGTCCAGCACTTTCGCCACATCGCCCCAGCGCGTGACATGGCGGAAGCGCTCCGCATCGCGGCTGTCGAGGCTGACGTTTATGCGACGGATGCCGGCATCGGCGAGCGGCTGCGCCAGCTCCGCAAGGCGGACGCCGTTGGTGGTGAGCGTCAGCTCGTCGAGCGCCCCGCTCGACAAATGGCGGCCGATCATCCGGGCGAGATCGGGCAGGCCACGCCGCACCAGCGGCTCGCCGCCGGTCAGGCGGATGCGGCGCACCCCGCGCGCGATGAACGCATCCGCGATCGCCGCGATTTCTTCGAGGCTCAGCACCGCGCTGCGCGGCAGGAAGGTCATCGCCTCGGCCATGCAGTAGCGGCAGCGCAGATCGCAGCGGTCGGTCACCGACATTCGAACATAGGTGATGCGCCGCCCGAAGGCGTCGATCAGCGGAACAGACGCGGCCGGTATCATGCGCGATAGCTAGGTGAGCGCCGATGCGTCGGCAAGGGTTGCCCCTTGCGCTGCGACGCGGCAAATCGGTGCGATGCATTCGTCGTTCGCACCATGATCGTCCTGATCGGCATTCTGTTCCTCGTCGCCGGATTCGCCCTGCGGCTCAATCCGCTGCCCGTCATCGCAATCGCCGCCGCCGCGACCGGGCTTGCGGCTGGTATGACGCCGCTGGCGATCCTCGGTTCCTTCGGACACGCCTTTAACGAAAATCGCTATGTCTCGGTGATCTACGTCGTGCTGCCGGTGATCGGGCTGCTGGAACGTTATGGCCTGCAGCAACGCGCCCGTGCGCTGATCGCTTCGCTGCACGGGGCGACGGTCGGCCGGCTGCTGATGGCCTATCTGCTGTTCCGCCAGCTCACCGCGGCGGTCGGCCTGATCTCGATCGCTGGACATGCGCAGACGGTGCGTCCGCTGCTCGCGCCGATGGCGGAAGGCGCCGCCGAGAAGCAGGGTGTGATCGAGCCCGAGCCGCGCGCCCGCATCCGCGCGCTGGCGGCGGCGACCGACAATGTCGGCGTGTTCTTCGGCGAGGACATCTTCCTCGCCATTGGCTCGATCCTGCTGATGAAGGGCTTTCTCGAACATTATGGCATCCTGATCGATCCGCTCACCTTGTCGTGGGCAATCCCGAGCGCGGTGTGCGCCTTCCTCCTGCACGGGGCGCGGCTGATGCTGCTCGACCGGCGGCTGGCGCGCGGGCGGCGGCGATGATCGGCCTGCCGTTCGTCTACACGCTCGGCGGCCTGATGTTCGGCGCCTATGCGATCGCCGGCTGGCGCGACCGTGCCAATCCGCGCCGTTATGCCAACGGGCTGTTCTGGGGCTTGCTGGCGCTGAGCTTCCTCGCCGGCGACCGGCTGGGCGACGTCGGCAACGGCGTGCTCGTGCTGGCGCTGGTGGCGGTCGCAGCACCTGGGCTCGGCCGCGGCGTGCCGGCGACGACCACGCCCGGCGAGCGCCAGGCCCTGGCCGTGCGGCATGGCAACCGGCTGTTCGCCGCCGCATTGATCGTGCCAGCGGTCGCCCTGATCGGCGCGCTCGCTTTCCGTCACATGCCGGCGCTGATCGACCCCAAGCAGACGACCTTGGTGGCACTTGGCTTCGGCACGCTGATCGCGTTGATCGTCTGCATGGCGTGGCTCCGCCCTGCACCGATTGCCGCGCTGGAAGAGGGGCGTCGGCTGGCCGACGCGATCAGCTGGGCGCTCGTTCTGCCGCAGATGCTTTCGGCGCTGGGCGTGGTGTTCGCGATGGCCGGCGTCGGCGAGGTCGTGGGCGGTCTGCTCGGCCGCGCGCTGCCGCATGGCAGCCTCGTTGCCGCCGTATTGGCCTATGCGATCGGCATGGCGGTGTTCACGGTCCTGATGGGCAACGCCTTCGCCGCTTTCCCGGTGATGGCGGCTGCCGTGGGCGTGCCGCTGCTGATCCAGGGACATGGCGGCACGGCGGCGGCGGTCGCCTCGCTTGGCATGCTGTGCGGCTTCTGCGGTACGCTGCTGACCCCCATGGCGGCGAACTACAATCTCGTGCCGGCCGCGCTGCTGGAGCTGCCCAATCGCTACGGCGTGATCCGCGCGCAGGCGCCGACCGCTTTGCTGATGTTCGTCGCCAACCTCCTCCTTCTCTATTTTCTGGCCTTTCCCCGATGATCCTGACCGCCGAGATTGCCGACCGCTTCGCCACGCTCACGCTTGGGCATGTCCGGCGCGAATTTCCGAACAAGCTCGAACATGTGATCGATGGCGCAGCCGACGTCGCGCGGCCGAGCGTGCTGCACCCTGTCTTCTACGGCAGCTTCGACTGGCATAGCTGCGTCCACGGCTGGTGGCAGATGCTGACGCTCGTCCGGCTGTTCCCCGACATGCCGGCGGCTGCCGCCGTCCGCGCCGCGGCCGACGAGATGCTGGTGCCCGAGAAAATGGCGGGCGAACTCGCTTATCTGGAGCGTCCCTCGGCGCTCGGTTTCGAACGGCCTTATGGCTGGGCGTGGGCGCTGGCATTGCACGGCGAGGCGGTG is a genomic window of Sphingomonas nostoxanthinifaciens containing:
- a CDS encoding DUF969 domain-containing protein, with the translated sequence MIVLIGILFLVAGFALRLNPLPVIAIAAAATGLAAGMTPLAILGSFGHAFNENRYVSVIYVVLPVIGLLERYGLQQRARALIASLHGATVGRLLMAYLLFRQLTAAVGLISIAGHAQTVRPLLAPMAEGAAEKQGVIEPEPRARIRALAAATDNVGVFFGEDIFLAIGSILLMKGFLEHYGILIDPLTLSWAIPSAVCAFLLHGARLMLLDRRLARGRRR
- the moaA gene encoding GTP 3',8-cyclase MoaA, which produces MIPAASVPLIDAFGRRITYVRMSVTDRCDLRCRYCMAEAMTFLPRSAVLSLEEIAAIADAFIARGVRRIRLTGGEPLVRRGLPDLARMIGRHLSSGALDELTLTTNGVRLAELAQPLADAGIRRINVSLDSRDAERFRHVTRWGDVAKVLDGIAVAKAAGLQIKINMVALKGINDDEIEPMLRWCAAEGHDLTLIETMPLGAIDEDRTDRYLPLDGVRRRLEDRYTLVPLLERTGGPARYARVVELDARIGFITPLTGNFCAGCNRVRLTAEGKLYMCLGQEDHVDLRAVLREGGPDALDAALDRAMAAKPFGHDFAIERRAPAVARHMSVTGG
- a CDS encoding NAD kinase — encoded protein: MSERLMALAASPTDAAQAAAVELRRRYEWVDPRKADLIVALGGDGFLLQTLHAMLDRHRPVPVFGMNLGTVGFLMNSWSPDLLEARLLAAKTIKVPPLRMEAVTVEGERHTVPAINEVSLLRETRQAASIEVCVDGRVVLPELVCDGVLVATPAGSTAYNFSAHGPILPLESALVALTPISPFRPRRWRGAILSDRTRIRFRALDPVKRPVSAVADQREVRDIDTIEVTIDRSNPLTLLFDPEHALDDRIAMEQFAI
- a CDS encoding DUF979 domain-containing protein; this encodes MIGLPFVYTLGGLMFGAYAIAGWRDRANPRRYANGLFWGLLALSFLAGDRLGDVGNGVLVLALVAVAAPGLGRGVPATTTPGERQALAVRHGNRLFAAALIVPAVALIGALAFRHMPALIDPKQTTLVALGFGTLIALIVCMAWLRPAPIAALEEGRRLADAISWALVLPQMLSALGVVFAMAGVGEVVGGLLGRALPHGSLVAAVLAYAIGMAVFTVLMGNAFAAFPVMAAAVGVPLLIQGHGGTAAAVASLGMLCGFCGTLLTPMAANYNLVPAALLELPNRYGVIRAQAPTALLMFVANLLLLYFLAFPR